The following are encoded together in the Pedobacter sp. D749 genome:
- a CDS encoding cytochrome b/b6 domain-containing protein: MSIIEPNNQEIGAIKKGKRYAPATRLWHWVNFIIISGSLFTVLINSTLFDGSQRSFVKNELINAGVSISDKQAGAVTHGLEDQVWGIHIYFGYALAALFLFRLIAAFFMPPSQKLFPKLKKAYQAYFILKKERETAKHELVVKGLYIIFYLLLLIMVVTGLLLAFEDYTGIPQNMNHSIKEFHGFCMYLILAFIVLHLAGVFLAERKDGKGIVSDMINGGEN, encoded by the coding sequence ATGTCCATTATCGAACCCAACAATCAGGAAATCGGAGCGATCAAAAAAGGAAAGAGATATGCCCCTGCCACTCGTTTATGGCACTGGGTAAATTTCATCATCATTTCCGGTTCACTATTCACCGTGCTGATCAACTCCACGCTCTTTGATGGATCGCAACGTAGCTTTGTGAAAAATGAACTGATAAATGCAGGAGTTTCAATAAGCGATAAACAGGCCGGTGCAGTTACACATGGCCTGGAAGATCAGGTATGGGGCATACATATTTATTTTGGCTATGCCTTAGCCGCGCTTTTTCTGTTCAGGTTAATTGCAGCGTTTTTTATGCCTCCCTCGCAAAAACTCTTTCCCAAACTCAAAAAAGCTTATCAGGCATATTTTATCTTAAAAAAAGAACGTGAAACAGCAAAGCACGAACTGGTGGTAAAAGGACTTTACATCATTTTTTACCTCCTGCTTCTTATTATGGTGGTTACCGGCCTGCTGCTTGCTTTTGAAGATTATACCGGCATCCCGCAAAACATGAACCACAGCATTAAGGAATTTCATGGTTTCTGCATGTACCTGATACTGGCTTTTATTGTTCTTCACCTGGCAGGCGTGTTCCTGGCCGAGCGGAAGGATGGAAAGGGAATTGTTTCGGACATGATCAACGGTGGAGAAAATTAA
- a CDS encoding VIT1/CCC1 transporter family protein produces the protein MSKFHNEQHLKSSAFISDIVIGMSDGLTVPFALAAGLSAAVSSNSIIITAGIAEIIAGCIAMGLGGYLAGKTEQEHYESELKREYLEVENVPEKEKEEVKEIFAEYGLDNNAQQLIVDQMSKNKDHWVDFMMKFELGLEKPDVNRARNSALTIGFSYCVGGMLPLSAYFFTSMPQNGLILSAVLTTICLFVFGYFKSKVTGQPPIKGALKVTAIGLIAAGAAFLIARLIT, from the coding sequence ATGAGTAAGTTTCATAATGAACAGCATTTAAAAAGCTCAGCTTTCATTTCTGATATCGTGATCGGAATGAGTGATGGGCTCACCGTGCCCTTTGCGCTTGCTGCCGGGCTGAGTGCTGCGGTTAGCAGCAATTCAATTATCATTACTGCGGGTATTGCGGAGATCATTGCTGGCTGCATTGCTATGGGACTTGGCGGTTACCTGGCGGGAAAAACAGAGCAGGAGCACTATGAAAGTGAGCTGAAAAGGGAATACCTGGAAGTTGAAAATGTACCCGAAAAGGAAAAAGAAGAGGTAAAAGAGATTTTTGCCGAATACGGACTGGATAATAACGCGCAGCAACTTATTGTAGATCAGATGAGTAAGAATAAAGACCACTGGGTAGATTTTATGATGAAATTTGAGCTGGGTCTGGAAAAACCAGATGTGAACAGGGCGAGAAACAGTGCGCTTACCATAGGGTTTTCTTATTGTGTTGGTGGCATGCTACCCTTATCAGCTTATTTTTTTACTTCGATGCCGCAGAATGGACTTATCCTCTCCGCTGTGCTGACCACCATTTGTTTGTTTGTATTTGGCTATTTCAAAAGCAAGGTAACCGGCCAGCCGCCAATAAAAGGCGCTTTAAAAGTGACTGCAATAGGTTTGATTGCTGCCGGGGCGGCATTTCTAATTGCAAGATTAATTACTTAA
- a CDS encoding ubiquinol-cytochrome c reductase iron-sulfur subunit, whose protein sequence is MDRKDFLNSIAMSAAAFALLNCIGCKKTDGNSSTDTTGPAGINFTMDLSLAANVALLSNGGSLVSNGVIVAKTKAGTYIAVQRSCTHESYTLTYQSANNRFYCPNHGATFSENGAVTNGPASRSLTFYNTQLTDTILKIYS, encoded by the coding sequence ATGGACAGAAAAGATTTTCTTAATAGCATCGCGATGAGTGCTGCGGCCTTTGCACTGCTCAACTGTATCGGTTGTAAAAAGACTGATGGCAATAGTTCCACAGACACCACAGGCCCTGCTGGTATAAACTTTACAATGGATTTAAGCCTTGCAGCCAATGTGGCCTTGTTAAGCAATGGTGGTTCATTAGTATCAAATGGGGTTATCGTGGCAAAAACAAAAGCAGGAACATATATTGCCGTGCAACGATCGTGTACCCATGAAAGTTATACCCTAACTTATCAATCTGCAAACAACCGCTTTTATTGCCCCAACCATGGTGCAACCTTTTCTGAAAACGGCGCCGTAACCAATGGTCCGGCTTCACGTTCTTTAACCTTTTATAATACCCAGCTTACGGATACGATTTTAAAAATTTATTCTTAA
- a CDS encoding thioredoxin family protein — protein MMKLLFVALLGLFSIPLSWMGNFTEAQKQAKITHKQILINFSGSDWCGPCIRLRKEILESESFEKYAASNLLLVRADFPRQKKNQLSKEQIKLNESLAEVYNKDGKFPFTVLVDENGKVLKSWDGFPDESPQAFVSEIDKLRK, from the coding sequence ATGATGAAACTACTTTTTGTTGCCCTATTGGGACTATTTTCCATTCCCTTATCGTGGATGGGGAACTTTACTGAAGCACAGAAACAGGCAAAGATTACACATAAGCAAATCCTGATTAATTTTTCAGGTTCAGACTGGTGCGGTCCATGCATTCGCCTCCGAAAAGAGATTTTGGAATCAGAAAGCTTTGAAAAATACGCAGCCAGCAATTTATTATTGGTAAGGGCTGATTTTCCGAGGCAGAAGAAAAACCAGCTTTCTAAAGAACAAATTAAACTCAACGAATCACTGGCAGAAGTCTATAATAAAGATGGTAAGTTCCCTTTTACTGTTTTGGTTGATGAAAATGGAAAAGTGCTTAAAAGCTGGGATGGCTTTCCTGATGAAAGTCCGCAGGCATTTGTCTCTGAGATAGATAAACTAAGAAAATAA
- a CDS encoding FAD:protein FMN transferase — MAKPVSVNRVLKLMGNRFEFTVIAEDGQEGNAAIDAAIEEVKRIEYLLTTFSDLSQTNLINENAGLKPVKVEDEVISLIERSIRISEITDGAFDITYGSIDKQLWNFDPNMTSLPDEQTALASVELIDYRNVIVDKERSTVLLKNKGMRIGFGGIGKGYAADKAKLVLQKIGIKSGIVNAAGDLVTWGAQIDGRPWTVGIADPEQTDRPFSALNISDMAIATSGSYEKYVTIDGKRYSHTIDPKTGLPVSGVKSVSIICPSAELADALATPVVVMGVKVGLELINQIKQVACIVIDDYDRVFTSNNINVI; from the coding sequence ATGGCTAAACCTGTTTCTGTAAACCGGGTACTCAAACTCATGGGAAACCGCTTTGAGTTTACCGTAATCGCCGAAGATGGGCAGGAGGGAAATGCAGCAATAGATGCTGCAATAGAAGAAGTAAAGCGGATAGAATACCTGCTCACTACTTTCAGCGACCTCAGCCAGACGAATCTTATAAACGAAAATGCAGGTTTGAAGCCCGTAAAAGTTGAGGATGAAGTGATTAGCCTTATCGAGCGTTCGATAAGAATATCAGAAATTACCGATGGTGCTTTCGATATTACCTACGGATCGATAGATAAACAACTTTGGAACTTTGATCCGAATATGACGAGCTTACCCGATGAGCAGACGGCATTGGCATCTGTTGAACTGATTGATTATCGGAATGTAATCGTGGATAAAGAACGTTCAACTGTTCTGCTTAAAAATAAAGGCATGCGTATTGGTTTTGGCGGAATTGGAAAGGGCTATGCAGCCGATAAGGCAAAGTTGGTGCTGCAAAAAATCGGCATCAAAAGCGGGATTGTGAATGCAGCTGGAGACCTGGTTACCTGGGGTGCTCAGATTGATGGTCGTCCATGGACAGTAGGTATTGCAGATCCCGAACAAACCGACAGGCCATTCTCTGCGCTAAATATCAGCGATATGGCAATTGCTACTTCAGGCAGTTATGAAAAATATGTAACCATTGATGGCAAGCGTTATTCGCATACCATAGATCCCAAAACCGGGCTCCCGGTAAGTGGCGTTAAAAGCGTAAGCATTATATGCCCAAGTGCAGAACTTGCTGATGCACTTGCCACACCCGTTGTGGTAATGGGTGTAAAAGTAGGGCTGGAGCTGATTAACCAGATTAAACAAGTGGCTTGTATCGTGATTGACGATTATGATCGGGTTTTTACTTCAAACAATATTAATGTGATATAA
- a CDS encoding DUF4266 domain-containing protein — protein sequence MKISKTFFLSLITVIFFSCMLTSCSSVKPYQKSKINDADMILSARKAQKFEQSFQLYREGASGANGGKSGGGCGCN from the coding sequence ATGAAAATTTCAAAAACATTTTTTCTTTCCCTGATTACTGTAATTTTCTTCAGCTGTATGCTTACTTCCTGCAGTAGTGTAAAGCCCTATCAAAAAAGCAAAATTAACGATGCGGACATGATTCTTTCTGCCCGGAAGGCTCAAAAATTTGAGCAGAGTTTCCAGCTGTATCGTGAAGGTGCATCGGGCGCCAATGGCGGCAAAAGTGGTGGTGGTTGTGGTTGTAATTAA
- a CDS encoding DUF3570 domain-containing protein — protein sequence MRKIYLHVLFMYFGILSTYAQTKPAPAKVDSSRYQSRKLKIDEINLVSAYYHQNGNNSAVTGGIGTEKLSDFANTIDLQMSKFNKNGKKNTFLFELGVDHYTSASSDKIDPSTISSASSADTRIYPSLNWTQSNEETGNSFGFTGSYSTEFDYQSMGAAFNLTRLSKDKNTQFDFKLQAFLDQWTVILPIELRTGNTGRGGEQYDTAPRNSFSASFSLAQVINQKFQASLILEPSYQKGLLATKYQRDYFTDGSLRSETLPDKRYKLPIGLRMNYFLDDRFVIRTFYRYYMDNWGIRAHTAELEIPVKINSFFSISPFYRYNNQVGTKYFAPYGQHSPSEQYFTSDYDLSTLTSDFYGAGIRFSPPKGVFGWQRLNMLELRYGHYSRSTSLVSNIVSLNLKFK from the coding sequence ATGAGAAAAATATATCTTCATGTGTTGTTTATGTACTTCGGTATCTTAAGCACCTATGCACAAACCAAACCAGCACCCGCAAAAGTAGATAGCAGCAGGTATCAGTCCCGAAAACTCAAAATCGATGAAATTAACCTGGTTTCAGCCTATTATCATCAGAACGGGAATAATTCTGCCGTTACAGGTGGTATTGGTACCGAGAAACTGAGCGATTTTGCAAATACGATTGACTTGCAGATGTCCAAATTTAACAAGAATGGAAAGAAAAATACTTTCCTGTTCGAATTGGGGGTAGATCACTATACTTCGGCATCATCTGATAAGATAGATCCAAGCACCATTTCTTCCGCCTCTTCGGCAGATACCCGAATTTATCCTTCTTTAAACTGGACGCAATCCAATGAGGAAACCGGGAATTCATTTGGCTTTACAGGCTCTTATTCAACAGAGTTTGATTATCAATCGATGGGCGCAGCTTTCAATCTAACCCGTTTATCAAAAGATAAAAATACCCAGTTTGATTTTAAACTTCAGGCATTTTTAGACCAGTGGACCGTTATCCTTCCGATAGAATTACGAACCGGAAACACCGGAAGGGGCGGTGAGCAGTATGATACTGCACCACGAAATTCCTTTAGTGCATCTTTCTCTCTGGCCCAGGTGATCAACCAGAAGTTTCAGGCTTCGCTGATTTTAGAACCTTCCTATCAGAAAGGCTTGCTTGCCACAAAATACCAGCGTGATTACTTTACGGACGGTTCGCTACGCTCGGAAACTTTACCGGATAAGCGTTATAAACTTCCTATAGGATTGCGCATGAACTACTTTTTGGACGACCGTTTTGTCATTCGCACCTTTTATCGGTACTATATGGATAATTGGGGCATCAGGGCACACACAGCTGAACTTGAAATACCAGTTAAAATCAATTCATTCTTTTCTATCAGTCCTTTTTATCGGTATAACAACCAGGTGGGGACCAAGTATTTTGCACCTTATGGCCAGCATTCGCCGTCAGAACAATATTTTACCAGCGATTATGACCTGTCCACATTGACCAGTGATTTTTATGGCGCAGGGATCCGCTTCTCCCCACCTAAAGGTGTATTTGGCTGGCAGAGACTGAACATGCTTGAGTTGAGGTATGGCCACTATTCTCGTTCAACAAGTCTGGTATCCAATATTGTATCGTTAAACCTTAAATTTAAATAA
- a CDS encoding SDR family oxidoreductase: MILVTGATGPFGSKAVEHLLKKGVESSAIAVLVRDSNKAKDLEKGIAIRKGDYTDHSSMVKAFTGVDKLLLVSSNNREAIENRTQQHKNAINAAKEAGVKHIVYTSFVRKPGSEESAIADFQNSHLETEKHLVNSGLDYTILQNGIYAEMIMAFSGDKVAGTKSILFPAGEGKASWVLREELAEAAAHVLITEGHKNKIYTLTNSEAVGFEFVAQHISDILGKEIEYKSPGINEFNAILQKANVPEMYINMLTMWGTALKQQAMDKEDDTLAGFLRREPTSVRQYLENYFRK; the protein is encoded by the coding sequence ATGATTTTAGTTACAGGAGCAACAGGTCCGTTTGGTTCTAAAGCAGTTGAACATTTGTTAAAGAAAGGCGTTGAATCATCAGCGATTGCTGTTTTGGTAAGAGACAGCAACAAAGCAAAGGATCTGGAAAAAGGAATAGCGATTAGGAAAGGTGATTATACCGATCATAGTTCGATGGTAAAGGCTTTTACTGGTGTAGATAAATTATTGCTGGTATCAAGCAACAACAGAGAAGCGATTGAAAACCGGACTCAGCAGCATAAAAACGCAATAAATGCGGCCAAAGAAGCTGGTGTAAAACATATTGTGTACACTTCTTTTGTGAGAAAACCAGGATCTGAGGAATCAGCGATTGCTGATTTTCAAAATTCTCACCTCGAGACGGAAAAACACCTGGTCAACAGCGGGCTGGATTATACGATACTTCAAAATGGGATCTATGCAGAAATGATAATGGCTTTTTCAGGTGATAAGGTTGCCGGAACTAAAAGCATTTTGTTTCCGGCAGGCGAAGGTAAAGCGAGCTGGGTGCTTCGTGAGGAATTGGCAGAAGCTGCTGCTCATGTTTTAATCACCGAAGGCCATAAAAATAAAATCTATACGTTGACTAATTCCGAAGCTGTAGGTTTCGAATTCGTCGCACAGCATATATCTGACATACTCGGCAAAGAAATTGAATACAAATCTCCTGGCATCAACGAATTTAATGCGATTCTGCAAAAGGCAAATGTCCCGGAAATGTACATTAATATGTTAACCATGTGGGGTACTGCATTGAAACAGCAGGCAATGGATAAGGAAGATGATACTTTAGCCGGTTTTTTGAGGAGAGAGCCAACTTCTGTACGCCAATATCTGGAAAATTATTTTAGAAAATAG
- a CDS encoding DoxX family protein, translating to MNKLKIAYYATTGIISAMMLFIAFETLTKPEVKISMAHLGFPDYFRIELGIAKIIGAVLIWLPARLLRETAYIGFAIMFASASLSHAAVGDPVGKVITGLVFLAILIVSYVCGAKLQKTNRD from the coding sequence ATGAACAAATTAAAAATTGCCTATTACGCAACCACCGGAATTATTTCAGCAATGATGCTGTTTATTGCTTTTGAAACCCTCACGAAGCCCGAAGTCAAAATATCAATGGCACATTTAGGTTTCCCAGATTATTTCCGGATTGAATTGGGAATTGCAAAAATTATAGGTGCAGTTTTAATCTGGTTGCCTGCCCGCTTGCTGAGGGAAACTGCATACATCGGTTTCGCTATCATGTTTGCCTCAGCTTCCCTATCACATGCGGCGGTAGGCGATCCTGTTGGCAAAGTGATAACAGGATTGGTTTTCCTGGCGATCTTAATTGTGTCGTATGTATGTGGTGCAAAACTTCAAAAAACAAACAGAGATTAA
- a CDS encoding helix-turn-helix domain-containing protein, whose protein sequence is MATSKLEYTPVQCTNRISATEDALYVLGGRWTIRVMIGVLGGNTRFNELQRTVKGISAKMLSVELKKLEINQLVERKVLADQFPVIVEYLPTEYSESLKDIITALAQWGTNHKKRITTDN, encoded by the coding sequence ATGGCAACAAGTAAATTAGAATACACACCAGTACAGTGTACAAACCGTATATCGGCAACTGAGGATGCCCTTTATGTTCTTGGCGGCAGGTGGACCATTAGGGTGATGATCGGGGTTTTAGGTGGCAATACCAGATTTAATGAACTGCAACGAACGGTAAAAGGAATTTCTGCAAAAATGCTGTCGGTAGAATTAAAGAAATTAGAAATAAATCAACTGGTGGAGAGAAAAGTGCTGGCCGACCAGTTTCCGGTTATAGTGGAATACCTGCCCACTGAATATAGTGAATCTTTAAAGGATATCATCACTGCCCTGGCGCAATGGGGTACAAACCATAAAAAGAGAATTACAACTGATAATTAG
- a CDS encoding AraC family transcriptional regulator: protein MRKHPVLFDSLSQLHKAMGQAAPSHPLISVMNYGDAKFDPMDFEHGIILNFYKISFKTGFSGKLKYGQGYYDFEEGGMSFIAPGQLLKMQDEEADYSGMTLHIHPDFLRSYPLNSGIKQYGFFSYSAAEALYLSEKEKATILSIYRFIQDELNERIDKFSQDVIISQIELLLNYANRFYDRQFLTRKTVSNDLLAGLEQQLDDYFREERSLIKGLPDVNTLAENLKVTPRYLSDLLRNLVGLNTQQFIHEKVVEKAKEYLAKNELSIAEIAYHLGFEHPQSFNKLFKNKTSFSPSDYKKSLLN, encoded by the coding sequence ATGAGAAAACATCCTGTCTTATTCGATTCGCTTTCCCAGTTGCATAAGGCGATGGGGCAGGCGGCTCCGTCCCATCCGCTGATCAGCGTTATGAATTATGGAGATGCAAAGTTTGATCCAATGGATTTTGAGCATGGCATCATCCTGAATTTTTACAAAATCTCTTTCAAGACGGGTTTTTCAGGGAAACTGAAATATGGTCAGGGGTACTACGATTTTGAAGAAGGCGGAATGTCGTTCATCGCCCCCGGACAGCTTTTGAAAATGCAGGATGAGGAAGCGGACTATAGTGGGATGACGCTCCATATCCACCCGGATTTCTTAAGATCCTATCCGCTAAATTCCGGGATTAAACAATATGGTTTTTTTAGTTATTCTGCCGCAGAGGCGTTATATCTTTCGGAAAAAGAAAAAGCAACCATCCTGAGCATTTACAGGTTTATACAGGATGAGCTGAATGAGCGTATTGATAAATTCAGCCAGGATGTGATCATTTCGCAAATCGAGTTGCTGCTCAATTATGCCAATCGATTTTATGACCGGCAGTTTCTCACCAGGAAGACTGTGAGCAACGACCTTCTTGCCGGATTGGAACAGCAATTGGATGACTATTTCAGAGAAGAACGTTCTTTAATCAAAGGGCTTCCTGATGTGAACACTTTGGCCGAAAATCTAAAGGTAACGCCAAGATATTTGAGCGATCTGTTGCGAAATCTTGTCGGATTAAATACCCAGCAATTCATTCACGAAAAGGTGGTAGAAAAAGCAAAGGAATATCTTGCGAAAAATGAACTTAGCATTGCCGAGATCGCATATCATTTAGGCTTTGAGCACCCGCAGTCATTCAATAAGTTATTTAAAAATAAGACCTCCTTTTCTCCGTCAGATTATAAAAAGAGTTTGCTGAATTAG
- a CDS encoding nuclear transport factor 2 family protein — translation MDIQTFITEWIAASNTFNTEKYLSFYLPAAILDDPSVGRKFKGHKGIQQYFDDYFIGYNTHTDQVALIIIDQQNAHLEVQFSGDFAEGKIGGTFEFKFENGKISFVSANLIH, via the coding sequence ATGGACATACAAACTTTTATCACGGAATGGATTGCAGCCAGCAATACATTCAACACAGAAAAATATTTAAGTTTTTATTTACCTGCTGCTATTTTAGACGATCCATCGGTAGGTAGAAAGTTTAAAGGGCATAAAGGAATTCAGCAATATTTTGATGACTACTTTATAGGGTACAATACCCATACAGATCAGGTAGCGCTCATTATAATAGATCAACAAAATGCACATTTGGAAGTTCAATTTTCTGGTGATTTTGCGGAAGGTAAAATTGGAGGAACATTTGAATTCAAATTTGAAAACGGTAAAATCTCTTTTGTTAGCGCCAATTTAATTCACTAA
- a CDS encoding MazG-like protein produces the protein MSKENFDEIIHRSLEIRKKYHELELLHHGSEWTVEEDALAYLTDAGLVGRNIMSQQQRWPKAGSETELEHKLAENIWWLIVLAERSGIDIKEAVDKFLTKMDVALK, from the coding sequence ATGAGTAAAGAAAATTTTGACGAGATTATCCACAGATCGCTGGAAATAAGAAAAAAGTACCATGAACTAGAGCTGCTGCATCACGGAAGTGAGTGGACAGTGGAAGAAGATGCTTTGGCCTACCTTACTGATGCCGGACTGGTTGGACGCAATATTATGTCGCAACAGCAGCGCTGGCCCAAAGCCGGTTCTGAGACAGAACTGGAACATAAACTTGCTGAAAATATTTGGTGGTTAATTGTGCTGGCAGAGAGGTCTGGAATTGACATAAAAGAGGCGGTTGATAAATTTTTGACAAAAATGGATGTTGCGTTAAAGTAG
- a CDS encoding nuclear transport factor 2 family protein — translation MELPQVVSRFIETQHNCDSKAFADCFTESATVHDEGKTHNGKQEIHQWIQHAMDAYKSELEPLNYEQTGSSGVLTANISGTFPGSPVKLNFNFGFKDNLIDSLNVTE, via the coding sequence ATGGAATTACCACAGGTAGTATCGCGTTTCATAGAAACGCAGCACAATTGCGATAGCAAGGCTTTCGCGGATTGTTTCACCGAATCTGCCACCGTTCATGACGAAGGGAAAACCCATAATGGCAAACAAGAAATTCATCAATGGATTCAGCATGCAATGGATGCGTACAAATCTGAGCTGGAACCACTCAACTATGAGCAGACCGGGTCAAGCGGTGTACTTACCGCAAATATTTCTGGCACCTTTCCGGGAAGTCCGGTAAAGCTGAATTTCAATTTTGGCTTTAAGGATAACCTTATCGATTCCCTAAATGTGACTGAATAA
- a CDS encoding SDR family oxidoreductase translates to MTQQINYSNELSGKIALVTGGTKGAGKAIAERLKAAGATVIITARNKAEQPDPELYFVSADLSRSKDAEKVISEVLSTYGRLDILVNNLGSSTTPAGGFSALSNEDWISTLQANLLAPVRLDKGFLPQMIDRKDGVIIHIASIQGKLPLYDSTLPYAASKAALINYSKSLSNEVTPKGVRVLTVSPGWINTTASEAWLGEIARNSNSTIEQAQQSVMDALGGIPFGRPAQPEEVAELVGFLVSPRANYLTGTNFVIDGGTVPTI, encoded by the coding sequence ATGACACAGCAAATCAATTACAGCAATGAACTTTCCGGAAAGATCGCCCTTGTAACAGGTGGCACCAAAGGTGCCGGCAAAGCAATTGCAGAACGTTTAAAGGCCGCTGGTGCCACAGTGATCATTACGGCGAGGAACAAAGCCGAACAACCAGATCCTGAACTTTATTTTGTTTCTGCTGACCTGAGCAGATCAAAAGATGCGGAAAAAGTAATCAGCGAGGTACTGTCAACCTATGGCAGGCTGGATATCCTGGTAAACAACCTTGGCAGTTCAACAACACCAGCCGGTGGATTTTCAGCATTGAGTAATGAAGATTGGATATCGACCTTGCAAGCTAATCTACTTGCGCCAGTGAGACTTGACAAGGGATTTTTACCACAGATGATCGATCGTAAAGATGGTGTTATCATTCACATCGCTTCCATCCAGGGCAAATTGCCGCTATACGATTCCACATTGCCCTATGCAGCTTCAAAAGCAGCCCTGATCAATTACAGTAAAAGTTTATCAAATGAGGTTACGCCAAAAGGTGTACGTGTGCTAACCGTTTCGCCAGGATGGATAAATACTACAGCATCGGAAGCCTGGCTGGGTGAGATTGCCAGAAATTCCAATAGCACTATAGAGCAGGCTCAGCAAAGTGTTATGGATGCATTGGGAGGAATACCTTTCGGCAGGCCGGCCCAACCAGAGGAAGTGGCCGAATTGGTCGGCTTTCTGGTCTCGCCAAGAGCCAATTACCTAACAGGAACAAACTTCGTCATCGATGGCGGAACGGTACCAACTATTTAA
- a CDS encoding AraC family transcriptional regulator: MKNKKKRIEELTVDFLKSRLDINTKFKGLYVFDTDSQEMDTSFMSPYRADHNSIHLITDGEVNVKINLLEYTLRKNDLVLFTTNTIRHFGTVTPDCKATNLLFSNDYLLNSAIPSKTAEAYDYLTGIISPVSRLSEDQVDLFKAQLSVLALKMKDTRANRFYAEDILRHLFSALIFEVGALYQSEVQPYVVPGSRKEYVVHQFLKLVMKKFKVERSVQAYADMLNITPKYLTTATRGLTGKTAGELIDEMLILEAKVLLNESGLPIAHIAESLNFSDQFVFSKFFKKHSGQSPSSYRRNA; encoded by the coding sequence ATGAAAAATAAGAAAAAACGTATTGAGGAACTGACGGTTGATTTTCTAAAGTCCCGGCTGGATATCAATACCAAATTTAAGGGCCTGTACGTTTTTGATACCGATTCGCAGGAAATGGATACATCCTTTATGTCGCCATATCGTGCCGATCATAATTCGATTCACCTGATCACTGATGGAGAGGTAAATGTAAAGATCAATCTGCTGGAATACACGCTGAGAAAAAATGATCTTGTATTGTTTACCACCAATACCATCCGTCACTTTGGTACGGTTACCCCAGATTGTAAAGCGACCAATCTACTATTCTCAAATGACTATTTATTAAACTCAGCCATCCCGTCGAAGACCGCAGAGGCTTATGATTACCTGACCGGTATCATTAGCCCGGTGTCCAGGCTCAGCGAAGATCAGGTCGACTTGTTCAAGGCTCAACTCTCCGTACTGGCGCTAAAGATGAAGGACACACGAGCGAATAGGTTTTATGCGGAGGATATCTTGCGGCACCTTTTTTCAGCGCTTATTTTCGAGGTTGGTGCATTGTATCAATCAGAAGTCCAGCCATACGTAGTACCTGGCAGCCGGAAGGAATATGTGGTTCATCAATTCCTTAAGCTTGTTATGAAGAAATTTAAAGTGGAAAGAAGTGTACAGGCTTATGCTGATATGCTAAATATCACCCCAAAATATCTAACCACTGCTACACGAGGGCTTACAGGTAAAACCGCGGGAGAACTGATCGATGAAATGCTCATTTTAGAGGCAAAGGTATTATTAAATGAGTCCGGGTTGCCAATTGCACATATTGCTGAATCATTGAACTTCAGTGACCAGTTCGTATTCAGTAAATTTTTTAAGAAACATAGTGGCCAAAGTCCAAGCAGCTATCGTCGTAATGCCTGA
- a CDS encoding DUF559 domain-containing protein: MAIHNLKQLKEKRKELRNNLTPAEATMWMYLQNSKLDGKKFRRQHSVGNYIFQKTTPSPSLQ, from the coding sequence GTGGCAATCCATAATCTTAAACAGCTAAAAGAGAAAAGAAAGGAGCTGAGAAACAACCTCACTCCTGCTGAAGCTACCATGTGGATGTACCTGCAAAATTCAAAACTTGATGGCAAAAAATTCAGACGCCAACACAGTGTTGGAAATTATATATTTCAAAAAACCACCCCCAGCCCCTCCTTGCAATAA